ATTTTCAATAGTTATACGTTTATTTATGTTTTGCTCTTCAATTGTCCAATCAATCATTTATCATACCTCCATCAATAACAAAGTTTTTTCCCGTAATATATCTTGATTTATTGCTTGATAAAAATTCAACTAGAAAAGCCACTTCTTCTGGTTTTCCAAATCTTCCCAATGGTATCAAGTCTTTTTGAATCCTCTCTTTATCTAATTTTATAGTCATATCAGTTTCTATAAATCCTGGACTAACACAATTAATTGTAATGTTATCTTTTGCAAATTCTTTTGATAATGATTTTGAAAACGCTATAAGGGCACCTTTACTTGTTGAATAATTTGTTTGCCCAATCTGACCAGTTACTCCACTAGTTGATGAAATATTAATAATCGCTCCTCCTTTTTTCTCTTTTTTCATAATACGTAGTACTTCTTTACATAAATTTACGGCGCCCATTAAATTGATATTTAAAACTGCATCCCACTTCTCCTTGGACATCATTAGGAAATAACCATCTTGAGTGATCCCTGCATTATTAACTAAGCAATGAATAACCCCATACTCTTCATAAATTTCCCTTATAAGTTTTGAAACCTCTGCTGCACTCGAGACATTGCATCTTTTGGTTTGAATGTTTTCAGATTCTTTTTCTAATAGAAAGGCTGATTGTTCATCTTTATGATATATTGCTATGACGGTATCATATGTCCGTGCAAGTTCTAAACAAATGGCTTTACCAATTCCTCTTGTCCCACCTGTTACAATTGCTAATGTCATATTCGTATTTCTCCTTATAAAAATTTTATACTTGTGTCCATTGCTCTTAAATTTTTAGAAATAAACCTATTGGAAGATAAATCATAAACTTCTAGATTCTTCCTTCCAACTTCCAAAAGAATCTCCTCCCAGTTAAAGGTTATGTCAAGTTGATTTTTTATTTCTTGTTTTAAATTTTTAGTATGATATAGATACTTGAAACTACTATTCTGGATAATATTTAAGTTATCAACTAACTGGTAATAATTGTCTCTTAAATCTGATAAAAACTGTGTATGGTAAGGTATTTTTAATCCCAAACTCTTTAATCTCAGAGGAATACCTAAGTTAGCAGCATGTTCTTCTAACTTCAGTTTATCCGATTGAGAAAATGCGAGTACTTCAGTTGTATGATTTGTTCGTATAGAGACTTTAATAATTTCTGAAAGCTCACACACTGTAGTCTCTAAATCCTTACAACTAGATGTTAATGCTAACCACATTTCCTCACTCCCTAAATAACTCTCCATTAAGTCAGCTCTTTTTTTAATAAATGCCAGCAATCTATCTAGTTCTACTGATTCACTTGCAAAAGCAACATTGAATATTCCTGCGCTATGAGATGAAAAATATTCTATTTTTGACAAATCTATCTCTGAAACCCTCCACCAATTGTAAATAAATGTGCTTAACATTGAAGCATAAGTTTCATTTAATGGTATCTCCCCTGATAAAATATTTTTAAAATATTCATAAGAAAACGGACTACTCTGATTTATATGATTTAAGATTTTTTTCCCATTTATAGAACTATTGACCTTAACCAAATCACTCATTCTGAGGTTACCTTGTCCACCGAATAAGACAATTTTTGACATATATTAATTTCCTCCTACTCCTAATGTTTGCCTTTGATTACGATATAATAAAAGGAGATTCCATACTTTTGTAAGAAAAAAGGCGCAATCAAAAAAGATAACTTCTTTTTTGATTGCGCCTAATTTAATAGTAACGACTCCTGATAAAAATGATTATAACACTTCAAGTAAGCGCTGTCAACCCAAATATTTATTTTAATTTTAACATAAGTATTATTTCATATTGTTCCTCTAAAGAATAAAAATACCTTCCTAGAGTAAATAATCTCCTCGGTTTAGCTCCCACGAACTAAATCCTCAAGCTCAAAGATCTTCATTTTCTAAATCACTTAATCTTTTCTCCCGGTTCTCTCTATCCTCTAATGCTTTCTCCCCATTTGTCAACTGCTCTTGGAGAAAAAAGGAATGTGGCTCTTTTTCCAGTTGCTTTCTTAAGCGTTCAATATTTTCTCTCAGAGTCTTTTCCTCACGTTGATAAGTCGCAATCATATTTTCTTTAATTGGTGCAAGTTGACTCTCCAGATTCTCTTTCATAGAATCAAGTTCTTCAATTGTATAGTCCATACATGAGAGGAAATCCTTTTTGCTCACTTCAATATCTGCGTATTTATATCCAAATTCGTAAGTCAAATCTAACATACTCTCTATGAAATCAGAAATTTTTTGATCAACTTTAACACTAAAAGCATCACTAATCCTATTGACCTTGTGATAAACTCCCCCTTTATAAAGCACATATTCATAAAGAGAATGAATACTTACCTGATAATAGTTGGAGAGAATAACCAACTCCTCTAAATTAGGTTCGGCTAACCCCAGCTCCCATTTAAAATAGTCTCCTCGATTGGGTAAGAACGTCTCAATTTCTTCTCTTGTCTCCCCTCTGGATTCTCTGAGATTTCTAAGATTGGATGCTAAAAAGCCACTTCCTTTTACATCTTCAAGCATGGTGTCCATTCTCTTATTTGTCTCATTAAAAAGCTCTACTAATTTTTTCAAGTTTCGCTTATCATCCGTTTCTCCGAGCAAGTAATCAACATTTGTATCAAAAATTTTTGCTAAAAGAACAACTGTATCCAACTTTGGTTCTCTTTTTCCATTTTCCCAACTATTATACGAATTTTGCTTCACCCCGACAGCCTCAGCTACTTCGCTTTGAGTATAATTTTTTGAGAGTCTCAACACTTTTAATCTGTATGCAAATTTTTCCATTTCATTCCTTTTGTCTCGTTTCGAGATTATTTAGTTGACTTTATCCTTAAAGTGAGATATAATCTATTTATCTCATTTGAGGAGCGTTTAATGGTATTATATCACAAATTGTGTATATCTGACAAAAATTGTAAGATTCAACCGGGAGAGAGCCAAGGAATGCGCTCGGGATATAAAAATATCGTCATTGGGGATAATTCTGCACTCAATACTGAAAAAAATAAGAAAATAAGGAAGAACTATGGATTCAAAACAATTAGCTGAACAGCTCCAAATCTCTCCTTCCACTCTAGCAGAGTGGAAGTCACTCATAAAAAAAGAAACCGGTATTGTCTTTGCGACAAGAAAAGTTTCCACGGGCTTCTATAAAGGTTCAAGAAGAGCCAAGCCGCACCGTAAGGTTTATACCTGTACCGATTTTACCCCTAGTGATGTAAAGCGCTTTGAAGAGCTAAAAGTTCTGCTCTCTCAAAAAGTCGGACGTTTAAAAGCCATTCGTGAAGTTTTTGGAAATGACTTTGATGAGAACGACGAAATAGCTCAAATGCGTCACAAGATCAAAGTTCTCAAAACGCTCTGTGGTGAGCATGATGAGGACTATGAGCATCTTTGGCAAAGATTCACTAAAGCGAACTCACTGTGTAAAAAAACGTCAAAATTGAATCAAGAACTTCAAGCAAAAGTTGAAAAACTTGAAGAAAAGAATCTTGCCTTAAGGCAAGAGATTGATGCGTTGAATGCACGTAAACTGACTGCACGTTTATTCAATCGCTGATTCAGAGGTTTGCTTCCTCGTATTTTTCCATGGTCAAGGCTCGGCGCCCCAAAGGCGAACGAAGGCTGGACAATGGAAAAATCCCATGGAGGGGGAGGAAAGCTCCTTGAGAATCAGCACCTTAATGTCCAAGGCTTGATTGACACTAAAAGCTAGCAAGAAAGGTTTTTCGTATGAAAATCAAAACAACTTCAGGCTATTCAGCCGAAACTGCCGCAAAATTTTTGAGTGTCCATGATACTTTCTATCTTTTAAGTACCGAAGTCACTCCCAAAGTCAAATATGACCAAGACAATAAACCAACAGATGAGATTACAGGTTATTCACTCTCCGTGATACAAGAAGGGATCGATGAATCCTTTGAGGTGAAGTTCTCCTCTCGTCCTGATCTCTCCAGCTTAAACTTTCTTTCACCAGTAACCTTGACGGGCCTAGAAGGCTGTGAGGTGGGGGCTAATGTCTATTTCAAAGCAAGTGGTCTTAAGCCTTCAAAAGCTTAACATACAGCTTTACATGCTGGAGGAGGTGAGGGGCAATGTTGATTGGTTCGGTTGTGTCTTTTTAGGCACACCTGCACAAATCAATATTGAGCTTTACTTTCTTCTTGTGGTTGTTTAGAAAAAAGGGTTAAAAAGCCACTTGTAACGCACGGGAATTGATGGGCTTGTCTTCAATCAATTCCCATAAACCCTTTTAACACAAGGAGTTACACCAATTTCATGTTTTCATAAATGGTGTATTTCTCACAATAAAAAAGTAGTCGTTTAGAATTTAGAGGTTTAAAACGACTACCTAAAGTATTACAAAACGACTATAAAACTACTTTTACATTCAAGAAAGGACGATGATTATAAAAGCGAAAACAATACAAGCGAAAACTTTCTTCGGGATGCAATATCTTGAAAAAGAATATTGGCACTTTGATGAAGAAACGCTATCACAATTCGAGAAGTTGATTACTGACCCTCGAAAAAACCAAAAAGAAATCTTTACATTGGTTTGCGAAAAATTCAAACAAGATTATCAAGACGACATCGTCACACTTGCGATTGTCTTACAAGATAAAGATATTAATGAGAATGGCAAACTAGAAGCTCCGCATTTGCATTGGGCAATTCATTTGAAAGAGCGAACAACGCTCAATAAAATTGCGAAAGCGTTCCAAATCGATCCCCAATACATTGAAACAGGCAACCAAGGGAAAAATGCGATGATTGGACGTCTGGCTTATCTGACACATCAAACAGACCCCGATAAATTTCATTATGACCCACAGGATGTAGAAACATTCGGCACTTATGATTACGTGAATTTCGTGAACAACAATAAGATGAAATTCAAGAAAAGTCTTGCGACAAAGCGATACAGAGCTACAAAGTATGAATTGAACTATATCTTACAACAAGTACAGGTAGGAGAACTTTTTATTGAAGATATCCTCTCCGATGAAAAATACTACTTTGTCTATGCCAACAATCTCGCAAAATTCAAAGAAGCTTTTGAAGCTTATGCTCATAGAAACTCTTTATTGACCATACAAGATAGAGTCGCACAAAAATTTGAATTTACTTCCATCTACATTTATGGCCATTCAGGCAGTGGGAAATCTGAAATTGCTTACGACATATTAAAACAGATCGAGCTTTTGAGCCAAGAAGTAGGGTTACGTTGGCACTCTTATTTCGGTGGAAGTAAAAATGCGGTAGACGATTACAAAGGTGAGGAACTTCTGCTCTTTGACGATGTACGTCCTGAGACATTCAGTCCTTCGGATTGGACAAAGATTTTAGATTACAAGAACAAGTCTGCTTTATCGGGGCGTTTTCATAATCGCCCTTTATCGAATCGTTTGGTTCTTATGACCAACACACAAAGCCCTTTTGCGTTCTTCACATTTGAGAATGAACCGATTGAGCAATACTTGAGGCGTTTAACCTATGTAATACGTGTGGAAGCCGTGGGAACAACAGACGAGGAAATGAAAAATACAAAGTTCACTATTCTTATGCCTGATCGTGCCAGAAACTATCATTTGCGAGAAGTGCATCATATGACAGGAAAAGCAGAACTTTACAATTCGAAATGGTTAGACAGCCTTTTTGAGCAACTTATGAACAAAGAAAAAAAGCCATCACTTCCTACTTTGGACGGTAAAAGTGACAGCATAAACTGTGAGGTAATCTAAAAAGATTCCTCTCTTAGTATAACACAGGAGAGCTATGATTAAAAAAATAAACAGACAAGAACTTCAAGAATTAACAGGATTAAGCAAAACACAAATCAATCGGATATTTAAACAGGCTAGGCTCAGTCTAGCTTCAGAGTTTCCTTTTTATCAAAATAGAAAAATTCTATCTCTCCCAGTTTCAGCAATTGAAAAAATTGTGGGATATGAATTAACAGACTAACATGTTATAATAGCACTTGTACAAAAATCAGGTGCTGTTTTTGAAAGGACTTTACAATGACAGTTACCAAAAATAAAAAAACAAAAAAATGGGAGGTAGATATCTCCGACGGTTTCTCACCAATCAATGGTGAAAGAAATCGCCACCGCAAAACTGGCTTTAATACCAAAAAAGAAGCGGAAGATTATGAAGCAAACTTTAGAACTTTTGAACTTCATCAAGTAAGCAAACGTCAAAAAATCAGCATTGAATATCTTTTCTCTATCGTACAACATGACGATATCAACAATGATAAAAAAATGTCTTATCGCATTACTCAGGAAAGAAATTATAATCGATATTTAAAGTCATATTTTGCAAAAGCTGATATGTCCAAGATAACATATGATGATATTATCGAATTTAGGAATCACCTTCTAAGCTGTAAAGCAAAAGGAGGAAATGGACGGACACTAAGTAAAAATACAGTGAACAAACAGATATTGCTCCTAAAAAAAATATTAGATGTTGCCATTGTTAAAGGTCTGATTTTCTCCAATCCATGTAAAAACGTAAGAAAACTGCGTATAGACAAAGTTGACATGAAATATTACACTTTACATGAATTTTCTCAATTCATCAATTGTTTTGATAAAACAGATTATCCCTATAAGCTTATCTTTTCTATGTTGTTTTATTCCGGCGCTCGTATTAATGAATTACTTTCTTTAACTTGGAATGATGTGAATTTTAATATCGGTTACATCGATATCCACCGTAGCATTTTCAGGCTCAAAGGAATAAATTATTATGACACACCCAAAACTAAAGCAGGAATCAGAAAAATTTATATCCATAAAAAGCTTTTGGACGAATTAAAAATATGGCAAACTAAGCAGTTCAACATATTACATGAATACACTGATAATTTGATGAACCTACAAATATTTCAAGACTGTCCCGAAGATATCTACAAAGACCGGGTGCAAATCAAAAAAACAAAAATTTATGAAGAACACCCACATTTGAAGAAAATCAGAATACATGATTTTCGACATTCTCACGCTGCCCTTCTTATCAATCAAGGTTTAGACATCTTCAAAATAAAAGAACGCATGGGACACGAAACAGTTGAAATTACGTATAATTTATATGGACATCTTTATCCCGACAAACAAAAAGAAATAGCGGATTTACTCAATGAAATCAGCTATTAAAAATAAAAGTGGTCAATTCTGGTCAGGTTTACAGTTTCACAAAACAAGATATAAGAAAAGCAAGAGTCGCTAAACCCTTGCTATCACTGATGCCGAGGACCGGTTTCGAACCGGTACGAAGGTTACCCTTCGCAGGATTTTAAGTCCTGTGCGTCTGCCAGTTCCGCCACCCCGGCAAAATATGGAAAATCCCCCACTAAGGGAGAACTAACAAAGCGAACGACGAGATTCGAACTCGCGACCCCAACCATGGCAAGGTTGTGTTCTACCCCTGAACTACGTTCGCAACGCTTAAAGAAAGTTAAACTCTCTTCATACCTCTAGCTGTACTCCATTAGGTCTAAACAGTTAAAGGAATGCCGACTACATGATTCGAACACGCGACCCTCTGATTACAAATCAGATGCTCTACCAACTGAGCTAAGTCGGCTATAAAAGAAATGCGGATGAAGGGACTTGAACCCCCACGCCCTAAAGCACTAGAACCTAAATCTAGCGTGTCTGCCAATTTCACCACATCCGCTTGACAAGTTCTTTTACGCTTTATACCTCAACCTAATGTTAAAGTATGACCCGTGCTGGGCTCGAACCAGCGACCCTTTGATTAAAAGTCAAATGCTCTACCAACTGAGCTAACGAGTCTATTTCTTTTATTACCTTTCAAGTAAGTCTACTTGAAACGGTTCCGACGGGAATCGAACCCGCGATCTTCGCCGTGACAGGGCGACGTGATAACCGCTACACTACGGAACCTATGGGAGTTAACGGGATCGAACCGCTGACCCTCTGCTTGTAAGGCAGATGCTCTCCCAGCTGAGCTAAACTCCCAATCACTTGGCATTTACCATATCTCACAGGGGGCAACCCCCAACTACTTCCGGCGTAATAGGACTTAACTTCTGTGTTCGACATGGGAACAGGTGTATCTCCTATGCAATGAATACCAAATCATGGTCTGAATGTATTGAACACTCAAAACTAAATAACAATCTCTTGATAAATAAGTAAAGCTAAACTCATATGTTCTATTACTTGGTAAAGTCCTCGAGCTATTAGTACTGGTCCGCTCCATCCCTCGCAGGACTTCCACTTCCAGCCTATCAACCTGATCATCTCTCAGGGCTCTTAATTCATAAAGAATGGGAAATCTCATCTTGAGGTGGGCTTCGCACTTAGATGCTTTCAGCGCTTATCCCTTCCCTACATAGCTACCCAGCGGTGCTCCTGGCGGAACAACTGGTACACCAGCGGTAAGTCCACCCCGGTCCTCTCGTACTAAGGGCAGATCCTCTCAAATTTCCTACGCCCGCGACGGATAGGGACCGAACTGTCTCACGACGTTCTGAACCCAGCTCGCGTGCCGCTTTAATGGGCGAACAGCCCAACCCTTGGGACCGACTACAGCCCCAGGATGCGACGAGCCGACATCGAGGTGCCAAACCTCCCCGTCGATGTGAACTCTTGGGGGAGATAAGCCTGTTATCCCCAGGGTAGCTTTTATCCGTTGAGCGATGGCCCTTCCATGCGGTACCACCGGATCACTAAGCCCTAGTTTCCTACCTGCTCGAGTTGTAGCTCTCGCAGTCAAGCTCCCTTATACCTTTACACTCTACACATGATTTCCAACCATGTTGAGGGAACCTTTGGGCGCCTCCGTTACTCTTTAGGAGGCGACCGCCCCAGTCAAACTGCCCGACAGACACTGTCTCCCACGCCGATTATGCGTGTGGGTTAGAGCAACCATGAAGCAAGGGTAGTATCCCAACAGCGACTCACTTGAAACTAGCGTCCCAAGGTCAAAGTCTCCTACCTATCCTGTACATGCTTCACAGGTACTCAATATCAATCTGCAGTAAAGCTCCATGGGGTCTTTCCGTCCTGTCGCGGGTAACCTGCATCTTCACAGGTACTAAAATTTCACCGAGTCTCTCGTTGAGACAGTATCCAAATCATTACGCCTTTCGTGCGGGTCGGAACTTACCCGACAAGGAATTTCGCTACCTTAGGACCGTTATAGTTACGGCCGCCGTTTACTGGGGCTTCAATTCAGAGCTTCGACTAATGTCTAACCCCTCCTCTTAACCTTCCAGCACCGGGCAGGCGTCACCCCCTATACATCACCTTGCGGTTTAGCAGAGAGCTGTGTTTTTGATAAACAGTTGCTTGGATCTTTTCACTGCGGCTGTATTTCTACAGCACCCCTTCTCCCGAAGTTACGGGGTCATTTTGCCGAGTTCCTTAACGAGAGTTCTCTCGATCACCTGAGGCTACTCGCCTCGACTACCTGTGTCGGTTTGCGGTACGGGTAGTATTGAATTAAACGCTAGAAGATTTTCTTGGCAGTGTGACATCAAGGGCTTCGCAACCGTAGTTGCTTCCCCATCACAGCTCAATGTTAAAGGAAAATGCATTTGACACATTCCACACCTCACTGCTTAGACCAGAATCCATTAACTGGCTCCCTTTAGCCTACTGCGTCCCTCCATCACTAACAATACTAGTACAGGAATATCAACCTGTTGTCCATCGACTACGCCTTTCGGCCTCGCCTTAGGTCCCGACTAACCCAGGGCGGACGAGCCTTCCCCTGGAAACCTTAGTCTTACGGTGGATAAGATTCTCACTTATCTTGCGCTACTCATACCGGCATTCTCACTTGTAATCGCTCCAGCACCCCTCACGGTATACCTTCATCGCTGATTACAACGCTCTCCTACCATTTAATTAATATTAAATCCACAGCTTCGGTAATATGTTTAGCCCCGGTACATTTTCGGCGCAGGGTCACTCGACTAGTGAGCTATTACGCACTCTTTGAATGATAGCTGCTTCTGAGCTAACATCCTAGTTGTCTGTGCAACCCCACATCCTTTTCCACTTAACATATATTTTGGGACCTTAGCTGGTGGTCTGGGCTGTTTCCCTTTCGACTACGGATCTTAGCACTCGCAGTCTGACTGCCGCACATGTGTATTAGCATTCGGAGTTTATCTGAAATTGGTAACCCGAGATGGGCCCCTCATCCAAACAGTGCTCTACCTCCAATACACTTAAATTGCGACGCTAGCCCTAAAGCTATTTCGGAGAGAACCAGCTATCTCCCAGTTCGTTTGGAATTTCTCCGCTATCCACAAGTCATCCAAACACTTTTCAACGTGTCCTGGTTCGGTCCTCCAGTGCGTCTTACCGCACCTTCAACCTGCTCATGGATAGGTCACTAGGTTTCGGGTCTACATCATGATACTAAAGCGCCCTATTCAGACTCGCTTTCGCTACGGCTCCGCCTCTTCAGCTTAACCTCGCATCATAACGTAACTCGCCGGTTCATTCTACAAAAGGCACGCTCTCACCCATTGACGGGCTCGAACTTCTTGTAGGCACACGGTTTCAGGTGCTATTTCACTCCCCTCCCGGGGTTCTTTTCACCTTTCCCTCACGGTACTGGTTCACTATCGGTCATTAAGGAGTATTTAGGCTTGGGAGATGGTCCTCCCGGATTCAAACTGGATTTCGCGTGTCCAGCCCTACTCAGGATACTGCTAGGTATAAAGTCTATTTCAAATACGAGGCTATTACTCTCTTTGGCTTACCTTCCCAGGTAATTCTTCTATAGACTTTAAGTCCACGTTGCAGTCCTACAACCCCAAGAAGCAAGCTTCTTGGTTTGGCCTGTTTCCCGTTCGCTCGCCGCTACTTAGGAAATCGTTTTTACTTTCTCTTCCTGCAGGTACTTAGATGTTTCAGTTCTCTGCGTTACCTTCGCGTAAGCTATGTATTCACTTACGGATACTATGCATAACATAGTGGGTTTCCCCATTCGGAGACCTAGGGATCAATGCGTACTTACTGCTCCCCCTAGAATATCGTCGTTAGTCACGTCCTTCTTCGGCTCTTAATGCCAAGGCATCCACCGTGCGCCCTTATTAACTTTGCCATTAAAACAAGTATAAGTTTTTTCGAACTCTTTAAAAGAATTCGCAGCTTTACAGAAATGTTTAAAACATTTCTCGGTTTATTTATCGTTATAAGATATTGTTATTTAGTTTTCAATGATCAATTCCTATTTTAACGTCTTCGTTGACCAGATACTTCCGTATCTTATGGAGCCTAGCGGGATCGAACCGCTGACCTCCTGCGTGCAAAGCAGGCGCTCTCCCAGCTGAGCTAAGGCCCCTTCTCTCAACGCAATCTTCTCTATCTTGCATCAAAAGACTGCTTGTTGGTCTTTATAGACCCCTCAAAACTGAATAAAGTAGAACAACATCTTTTTTTATATTCCTTAGAAAGGAGGTGATCCAGCCGCACCTTCCGATACGGCTACCTTGTTACGACTTCACCCCAGTCATCGGTCTTACCTTAGGAAGCGCCCTCCTTGCGGTTAGGCAACCTACTTTGGGTACTCCCAACTTCCGTGGTGTGACGGGCGGTGTGTACAAGGCCCGGGAACGTATTCACCGCGGCGTGCTGATCCGCGATTACTAGCGATTCCGACTTCATGCAGGCGAGTTGCAGCCTGCAATCCGAACTGAGAATGGTTTTAAGAGATTAGCGCACCCTCGCGGGTTGGCGACTCGTTGTACCATCCATTGTAGCACGTGTGTAGCCCAGGTCATAAGGGGCATGATGATTTGACGTCATCCCCACCTTCCTCCGGTTTATCACCGGCAGTCTCACTAGAGTGCCCAACTT
This window of the Lactococcus garvieae subsp. garvieae genome carries:
- the fabG gene encoding 3-oxoacyl-ACP reductase FabG, translating into MTLAIVTGGTRGIGKAICLELARTYDTVIAIYHKDEQSAFLLEKESENIQTKRCNVSSAAEVSKLIREIYEEYGVIHCLVNNAGITQDGYFLMMSKEKWDAVLNINLMGAVNLCKEVLRIMKKEKKGGAIINISSTSGVTGQIGQTNYSTSKGALIAFSKSLSKEFAKDNITINCVSPGFIETDMTIKLDKERIQKDLIPLGRFGKPEEVAFLVEFLSSNKSRYITGKNFVIDGGMIND
- a CDS encoding helix-turn-helix domain-containing protein; the protein is MEKFAYRLKVLRLSKNYTQSEVAEAVGVKQNSYNSWENGKREPKLDTVVLLAKIFDTNVDYLLGETDDKRNLKKLVELFNETNKRMDTMLEDVKGSGFLASNLRNLRESRGETREEIETFLPNRGDYFKWELGLAEPNLEELVILSNYYQVSIHSLYEYVLYKGGVYHKVNRISDAFSVKVDQKISDFIESMLDLTYEFGYKYADIEVSKKDFLSCMDYTIEELDSMKENLESQLAPIKENMIATYQREEKTLRENIERLRKQLEKEPHSFFLQEQLTNGEKALEDRENREKRLSDLENEDL
- a CDS encoding Rep family protein, translated to MIIKAKTIQAKTFFGMQYLEKEYWHFDEETLSQFEKLITDPRKNQKEIFTLVCEKFKQDYQDDIVTLAIVLQDKDINENGKLEAPHLHWAIHLKERTTLNKIAKAFQIDPQYIETGNQGKNAMIGRLAYLTHQTDPDKFHYDPQDVETFGTYDYVNFVNNNKMKFKKSLATKRYRATKYELNYILQQVQVGELFIEDILSDEKYYFVYANNLAKFKEAFEAYAHRNSLLTIQDRVAQKFEFTSIYIYGHSGSGKSEIAYDILKQIELLSQEVGLRWHSYFGGSKNAVDDYKGEELLLFDDVRPETFSPSDWTKILDYKNKSALSGRFHNRPLSNRLVLMTNTQSPFAFFTFENEPIEQYLRRLTYVIRVEAVGTTDEEMKNTKFTILMPDRARNYHLREVHHMTGKAELYNSKWLDSLFEQLMNKEKKPSLPTLDGKSDSINCEVI
- a CDS encoding DUF3173 family protein — its product is MIKKINRQELQELTGLSKTQINRIFKQARLSLASEFPFYQNRKILSLPVSAIEKIVGYELTD
- a CDS encoding site-specific integrase, with amino-acid sequence MTVTKNKKTKKWEVDISDGFSPINGERNRHRKTGFNTKKEAEDYEANFRTFELHQVSKRQKISIEYLFSIVQHDDINNDKKMSYRITQERNYNRYLKSYFAKADMSKITYDDIIEFRNHLLSCKAKGGNGRTLSKNTVNKQILLLKKILDVAIVKGLIFSNPCKNVRKLRIDKVDMKYYTLHEFSQFINCFDKTDYPYKLIFSMLFYSGARINELLSLTWNDVNFNIGYIDIHRSIFRLKGINYYDTPKTKAGIRKIYIHKKLLDELKIWQTKQFNILHEYTDNLMNLQIFQDCPEDIYKDRVQIKKTKIYEEHPHLKKIRIHDFRHSHAALLINQGLDIFKIKERMGHETVEITYNLYGHLYPDKQKEIADLLNEISY